From uncultured Roseateles sp., the proteins below share one genomic window:
- a CDS encoding cache domain-containing protein yields MTRLTLLLIACITALLALPAARAQAVTRSSEAQALALLAKARQHLNTHGLEKSVAEFNRLDSPFNSKSDINPHGDLYLYSVAPDGFQVIHGKNPKIRGKVMMEMRDADGVYLIREFVRVCFDTKEGKGWVAYKWPNPVTQHIESKRGYVERVLPDLCLGTGIYL; encoded by the coding sequence ATGACCCGCCTCACCCTGCTGCTGATTGCCTGTATCACCGCCCTGCTGGCGCTGCCCGCAGCCCGGGCGCAGGCCGTGACGCGCAGCAGCGAAGCCCAGGCCCTGGCCTTGCTGGCCAAGGCACGACAGCACCTGAACACCCATGGCCTGGAAAAGTCGGTGGCCGAGTTCAACCGGCTCGACAGCCCCTTCAACAGCAAGAGCGACATCAATCCCCATGGCGATCTCTATCTGTACTCGGTGGCCCCCGACGGCTTCCAGGTCATCCACGGCAAGAACCCCAAGATCCGCGGCAAGGTGATGATGGAGATGCGTGACGCCGATGGCGTCTACCTGATACGGGAGTTCGTCCGCGTCTGCTTCGACACCAAGGAGGGCAAGGGTTGGGTGGCCTACAAATGGCCCAACCCGGTGACCCAGCACATCGAGTCCAAGCGCGGCTATGTCGAACGGGTCTTGCCGGATCTGTGCCTGGGCACCGGCATTTACCTATAG
- the ispD gene encoding 2-C-methyl-D-erythritol 4-phosphate cytidylyltransferase, with the protein MTNFPLGLQPRCYALVPAAGVGARSGAAGPKQYVPLAGRPMMAHTLQALAEVQDLVATLVVLAPEDDQFEALLPEFTGERAWVARCGGASRAETVANGLQELLARGAQPHDWVLVHDAARCLLRAEWVQRLITACDADEVGGLLALPLADTLKQSGHGRENRVLATVDRQAKWAAQTPQMFRLGLLRPALAGADAAVTDEASAIEALGHQPLLVEGTLENFKVTWPADFALAERLLKSR; encoded by the coding sequence ATGACGAACTTCCCCCTGGGGCTGCAGCCTCGCTGCTATGCCCTGGTGCCTGCCGCCGGCGTCGGCGCGCGCTCAGGCGCCGCCGGCCCCAAGCAATATGTGCCGCTGGCGGGCCGGCCGATGATGGCGCACACCTTGCAGGCCCTGGCCGAGGTGCAGGATCTGGTGGCCACCCTGGTGGTGCTGGCCCCCGAAGACGATCAATTCGAAGCGCTGCTGCCCGAGTTCACCGGCGAACGCGCCTGGGTGGCGCGCTGCGGCGGTGCCAGCCGGGCCGAGACGGTGGCCAACGGCCTGCAGGAACTGCTGGCCAGAGGCGCACAACCCCATGATTGGGTGCTGGTGCACGACGCCGCACGCTGCCTGCTGCGTGCCGAATGGGTGCAGCGGCTGATCACCGCCTGCGACGCTGACGAGGTCGGTGGTCTGCTGGCCCTGCCGCTGGCCGATACCTTGAAGCAATCCGGCCATGGCCGCGAGAATCGGGTCTTGGCCACCGTCGACCGCCAGGCCAAATGGGCGGCGCAGACGCCGCAGATGTTCCGCCTGGGGCTGCTGCGGCCGGCGCTGGCGGGCGCCGATGCGGCCGTCACCGACGAGGCCAGCGCCATCGAGGCGCTGGGTCATCAGCCCCTGCTGGTCGAGGGCACGCTGGAAAATTTCAAGGTCACCTGGCCAGCCGATTTCGCGCTGGCCGAACGTTTGTTGAAGAGCCGATAG
- the map gene encoding type I methionyl aminopeptidase, with translation MTVETDADIVGLKAAGAVVSDVLRRMLDAMRPGMSTLELDQMGAQWLAEAGAKSAPATSYNFPGATCISINEEAAHGIPGPRLIAKGDVVNVDVSAELDGYFADTGGTRIVPPTTPTKTQLVFAARYALDQALKEVRHGARLNRIGYAIERVARAHKFRVIENLCSHGVGRSLHEEPGHIPGYFDASDTRVMSEGMVITIEPFLSTKSTYADETGDGWTLSGMKGNLSAQFEHTLIITRGAPIVVTSH, from the coding sequence ATGACCGTAGAAACCGATGCCGATATCGTCGGCCTGAAGGCCGCTGGCGCCGTTGTTTCCGATGTGCTCAGGCGCATGCTGGACGCGATGCGCCCGGGCATGAGCACACTGGAGCTGGACCAGATGGGCGCGCAGTGGCTGGCCGAGGCGGGCGCCAAGTCGGCACCGGCCACCAGCTACAACTTCCCCGGTGCCACCTGCATCAGCATCAACGAGGAGGCCGCCCACGGCATTCCCGGCCCGCGGCTGATCGCCAAGGGCGATGTGGTGAATGTGGACGTGTCGGCCGAGCTTGACGGCTATTTCGCCGACACCGGCGGCACCCGCATCGTGCCGCCGACCACGCCGACCAAGACGCAACTGGTGTTCGCCGCCCGCTACGCGCTGGACCAGGCCTTGAAGGAAGTGCGCCACGGTGCCAGGCTGAACCGCATCGGTTATGCGATCGAGCGCGTCGCTCGGGCGCACAAGTTCCGCGTGATCGAGAACTTGTGCAGCCATGGCGTGGGCCGTTCGTTGCATGAGGAGCCCGGCCACATCCCCGGCTATTTCGATGCCAGCGACACGCGGGTGATGAGCGAGGGCATGGTGATCACCATCGAGCCCTTCTTGTCGACCAAGAGCACCTATGCCGACGAGACCGGCGATGGCTGGACGCTCAGCGGCATGAAGGGCAATCTGTCGGCTCAGTTCGAGCACACCTTGATCATCACGCGCGGCGCGCCGATTGTCGTGACCTCGCACTGA
- a CDS encoding PBP1A family penicillin-binding protein, producing the protein MLKPTNGGLAQEIALTRWGRASWPRKLMWLLWLSIGLLLASVSLAALAFSLAAPQLPDISNLADYRPKLPLRIYAADGVLLGEFGAERRVFTPLPHLPQVLQDAVLAVEDARFYEHNGVDFKGVLRAFVSNLGQSKREGASTITMQLARNFYLPLEKSYTRKVYEALLTLKIENELSKEQILEIYMNQIYLGEHAYGFAAASEIYLGKPVKDITLAEAALLAGLQQLPNMRNPVANPQRALQRQQHVLKRMLDTGKITQAQWAQAREQGYKVRTGTNSPRYAQYVAEAARRLVYEQYGEEAYGRGLNVTLTVSSADQKAAYEAVQRGLLNYEAKQAYRGPEATVELPKEAAEIEAEVAEALEQHPDYGLLKAAVVTQVGPGQLSAVLQSGETVQIRGAGLAAVAAALSPKAPARLRLQAGSVIRLRQLQAGGDWSVSQVPEVQGALVAMDPATGALRAMVGGFDSARNQFNHATQAWRQPGSTIKPFIYSAALEKGLTPSTRISDGPVRVEAGDGGPAWEPKNYDAKFEESFDLRSALARSRNMVAIRVLQAVGVEQAQTWLTRFGFDADKNPAYLSMALGSGAVTPMQMAGAYSVFANGGHSIRPLLIAKVCDAHGRVLTETRPPALDDSNRVIEARNAFLISDMLTSVTRPGGSAPGVQKRLARSDVMGKSGTTNDVYDAWFAGYQKQLVAVVWMGYDQPRKLGDHESGSALAVPVWLDYMALALKNVPVAQDPAPDGLVQQGGEWYFDEYTRSTGVASLGLGEALAGVVKTSTPQ; encoded by the coding sequence ATGCTTAAACCGACCAACGGCGGCCTGGCGCAAGAGATTGCGCTGACGCGCTGGGGCCGCGCCTCCTGGCCGCGCAAGCTGATGTGGCTGCTGTGGCTGTCCATCGGCCTGCTGCTGGCCAGCGTGTCGCTGGCGGCGCTGGCCTTCTCGCTGGCGGCGCCCCAGCTGCCCGATATCAGCAATCTGGCCGACTACCGGCCCAAGCTGCCGCTGCGCATCTATGCCGCCGACGGCGTGCTGCTGGGCGAATTCGGCGCCGAGCGCCGCGTCTTCACGCCGCTGCCCCATCTGCCTCAGGTCCTGCAGGATGCCGTGCTGGCCGTCGAGGATGCGCGCTTTTACGAGCACAACGGAGTGGACTTCAAGGGCGTGCTGCGCGCCTTCGTCAGCAATCTGGGCCAGTCGAAGCGCGAAGGCGCCTCCACCATCACCATGCAGCTGGCGCGCAACTTCTATCTGCCGCTGGAGAAAAGCTACACGCGCAAGGTCTACGAGGCCCTGCTGACCTTGAAGATAGAGAACGAGCTCAGCAAGGAGCAGATCCTCGAGATCTACATGAACCAGATCTACCTCGGCGAGCACGCCTACGGTTTCGCGGCCGCCAGCGAGATCTATCTGGGCAAGCCGGTGAAAGACATCACCCTGGCCGAGGCGGCGCTGCTGGCCGGTCTGCAGCAGTTGCCGAATATGCGCAATCCGGTGGCCAATCCGCAACGCGCCCTGCAGCGCCAGCAGCATGTGCTCAAGCGCATGCTGGATACCGGCAAGATCACGCAGGCGCAGTGGGCGCAGGCGCGCGAGCAGGGTTACAAGGTGCGTACGGGCACGAACAGCCCGCGCTACGCCCAGTACGTGGCCGAGGCCGCACGCCGGCTGGTCTACGAGCAGTACGGGGAAGAGGCCTACGGCCGCGGCCTGAATGTGACGCTGACGGTCTCGTCCGCCGACCAGAAGGCGGCCTACGAGGCGGTGCAGCGAGGCCTGCTGAACTACGAGGCCAAGCAGGCCTATCGCGGGCCCGAGGCCACCGTCGAGCTCCCCAAGGAGGCCGCCGAGATCGAGGCCGAGGTGGCCGAGGCGCTGGAGCAGCACCCGGACTACGGCCTGCTGAAGGCCGCCGTCGTCACCCAGGTCGGCCCGGGCCAGCTCAGTGCGGTGCTGCAAAGCGGCGAGACGGTGCAGATCAGGGGCGCCGGCCTGGCCGCCGTGGCCGCGGCGCTGTCGCCCAAGGCGCCGGCAAGGCTGCGCCTCCAGGCCGGCTCGGTGATACGGCTGCGCCAGCTGCAGGCCGGCGGCGACTGGAGTGTTTCGCAGGTGCCCGAGGTGCAGGGTGCGCTGGTTGCGATGGACCCGGCCACCGGCGCGCTGCGCGCCATGGTCGGCGGTTTCGACAGCGCCCGCAACCAGTTCAACCATGCGACCCAGGCCTGGCGCCAGCCGGGCTCGACGATCAAGCCCTTCATCTACTCGGCCGCACTCGAAAAAGGCCTGACGCCCAGCACCCGCATCAGCGACGGGCCGGTGCGCGTCGAAGCGGGCGACGGCGGCCCGGCCTGGGAGCCGAAGAACTACGACGCCAAGTTCGAGGAATCCTTCGACCTGCGCAGCGCCCTGGCCCGCTCGCGCAATATGGTGGCCATCCGCGTGCTGCAGGCCGTCGGTGTCGAACAGGCCCAGACCTGGCTGACCCGCTTCGGCTTCGATGCCGACAAGAACCCCGCCTACCTGAGCATGGCGCTCGGTTCGGGCGCCGTCACGCCGATGCAGATGGCCGGCGCCTACTCGGTGTTCGCCAACGGCGGGCACAGCATCAGGCCCCTGCTGATTGCCAAGGTCTGCGATGCCCACGGCCGCGTGCTGACCGAAACCCGGCCGCCGGCGCTGGACGACAGCAACCGCGTGATCGAGGCCCGCAATGCCTTCCTGATCAGCGACATGCTGACCAGTGTGACGCGTCCCGGAGGCAGCGCCCCGGGGGTGCAAAAGCGCCTTGCACGCAGCGATGTGATGGGCAAATCCGGCACCACCAACGATGTCTACGACGCCTGGTTCGCCGGCTATCAGAAACAGCTAGTGGCGGTGGTGTGGATGGGTTACGACCAGCCGCGCAAGCTGGGCGATCACGAGAGCGGCTCGGCCCTGGCCGTTCCGGTGTGGCTGGACTACATGGCGCTGGCGCTGAAAAACGTGCCGGTGGCGCAAGACCCGGCCCCGGACGGCCTGGTGCAGCAAGGCGGCGAATGGTATTTCGACGAGTACACGCGCAGCACCGGCGTCGCCAGCCTGGGGCTGGGCGAGGCGCTGGCCGGAGTCGTCAAGACCAGCACACCTCAGTGA
- a CDS encoding DUF535 family protein, protein MLIRHLKQALAGPRLGPKLRLKLLLGAALHPRQAGRWLEHVYGTPWLARAARLCPQLLIKPYRPYLQSRLDCAGRVASLITHYELLHQLGLEALAARALRAPQQLYQGSCKNGESFELSLSAMHEGHREGELCLRLSLQGQQIYALSFVLGRVQQQPCLVVSRLQGVAGAQGRELVREATRAFHAYRPGPMLVTVARQLAQVLGCQRVLLVANRQRISINLWRRWHLRADYDQTWRELGAARRADGWFELSPLTGLEIDYSQVASRKRAEVRKRQAMLDLVHAGLQQTLSAQRGLPYTRHA, encoded by the coding sequence ATGTTGATACGGCATCTCAAACAAGCGCTGGCCGGCCCACGGCTCGGGCCCAAGCTGCGCCTCAAGCTGCTGCTCGGTGCGGCCCTGCATCCCCGCCAGGCAGGTCGCTGGCTGGAGCATGTGTACGGCACGCCCTGGCTGGCACGCGCCGCCAGGCTGTGTCCGCAGCTGCTGATCAAACCCTATCGCCCCTATCTGCAAAGCCGGCTGGACTGCGCCGGACGCGTGGCCAGCCTGATCACGCACTATGAGTTACTGCATCAGCTGGGCCTGGAGGCCCTCGCCGCGCGGGCGCTGCGTGCGCCCCAGCAGCTGTACCAGGGCAGTTGCAAGAACGGCGAGAGCTTCGAACTGAGCCTGTCGGCCATGCACGAAGGTCATCGCGAGGGCGAGCTGTGCCTGCGGCTGTCGTTGCAGGGCCAGCAGATCTATGCCCTGAGCTTTGTGCTGGGCCGCGTGCAGCAGCAACCCTGCCTGGTGGTGAGCCGCCTGCAGGGCGTTGCCGGGGCGCAGGGCCGCGAGCTGGTGCGCGAAGCCACCCGCGCCTTCCATGCCTACCGGCCCGGCCCGATGCTGGTCACGGTAGCGCGGCAACTGGCCCAGGTGCTGGGTTGCCAGCGCGTCCTGCTGGTGGCCAACCGGCAGCGCATCAGCATCAATCTCTGGCGGCGCTGGCATCTGCGCGCCGACTACGACCAGACCTGGCGCGAGCTCGGCGCCGCCCGGCGCGCCGACGGCTGGTTCGAGCTGTCGCCGCTGACCGGACTGGAGATCGACTACAGCCAGGTCGCCAGCCGCAAGCGCGCCGAGGTACGCAAGCGGCAGGCCATGCTGGACCTGGTCCACGCCGGCCTGCAACAGACACTGAGCGCTCAGCGCGGACTGCCCTACACCCGACATGCTTAA
- a CDS encoding outer membrane beta-barrel protein, with protein sequence MTKFQILLASALTALAGAASAQAAGQSYVGASIGLQNKYSIDCLTGVACDKTGSFGGKVYGGYNIDQFAIEGMAFTTGRAKGSLVQNGSLVAGEVRNMGLGVYGVLPLTVDNFTFKGKLGLAYVNSKASYTAGGSQSKSSFTPIVGAGVSYAINKQWSINGDWDQIRGKYSSDGKARVNMLSAGLSYKF encoded by the coding sequence ATGACCAAGTTCCAAATCCTGCTTGCCTCCGCACTGACCGCACTGGCCGGCGCAGCCTCCGCCCAGGCAGCAGGCCAGTCCTATGTCGGCGCCAGCATCGGCCTGCAGAACAAGTACAGCATCGATTGCCTGACCGGTGTGGCCTGCGACAAGACCGGCAGCTTCGGCGGCAAGGTCTACGGTGGCTACAACATCGACCAGTTCGCCATTGAAGGCATGGCCTTCACCACCGGCCGCGCCAAGGGCAGCCTGGTGCAGAACGGCAGCCTGGTGGCCGGCGAGGTGCGCAATATGGGCCTGGGCGTCTACGGCGTGCTGCCGCTGACGGTGGACAACTTCACCTTCAAGGGCAAGCTGGGTCTGGCCTATGTCAACAGCAAGGCCAGCTACACGGCCGGCGGCAGCCAGTCCAAGAGCTCGTTCACGCCCATCGTCGGCGCTGGTGTCAGCTATGCGATCAACAAGCAGTGGTCGATCAACGGCGACTGGGACCAGATCCGCGGCAAGTACAGCAGCGATGGCAAGGCCCGCGTCAACATGCTGTCGGCCGGCCTGAGCTACAAGTTCTAA
- a CDS encoding helix-turn-helix domain-containing protein, whose translation MSSPEIVMQVLRAEMRGVGMTYKVLAKALDMSESSMKRVFAQGDMSLSRLSQVCKAVGISMEDLLRQAADATPHADTLTLAQERSLVSDPRLLLVSICCLGQWTFEQIVDTYTLTAPECIQYLVKLDRLGLIELKPLNRYRMRVSRAFRWRADGPVQQFFRDHVVDDYFKGNFDAEGETLLLVHGRLSQASAQELVQKIRQLAGDLAHKHQDDQRLKPAERDGYTLLVGLRSWEFSPFTAMRRVAA comes from the coding sequence ATGAGTTCGCCCGAGATCGTGATGCAGGTGTTGCGCGCAGAGATGCGCGGCGTGGGCATGACCTACAAGGTGCTGGCCAAGGCGCTGGACATGAGCGAGTCCAGCATGAAGCGGGTGTTTGCCCAGGGCGATATGTCGCTCTCGAGGCTGTCACAGGTCTGCAAGGCCGTTGGCATCTCGATGGAGGACCTGCTGCGCCAGGCCGCCGACGCCACGCCCCATGCCGACACGCTCACCCTGGCCCAGGAGCGCTCGCTGGTCAGTGACCCGCGGCTGCTGCTGGTGTCGATCTGTTGCCTGGGTCAGTGGACCTTTGAACAGATCGTCGACACCTACACGCTGACCGCGCCCGAGTGCATCCAGTACCTGGTCAAGCTTGATCGCCTGGGCCTGATCGAGCTCAAGCCGCTGAACCGCTACCGCATGCGCGTGTCACGCGCCTTCCGTTGGCGTGCCGACGGGCCGGTGCAGCAGTTCTTCCGCGACCATGTGGTCGATGACTATTTCAAGGGCAATTTCGATGCCGAGGGCGAGACCCTGCTGCTGGTTCACGGCCGCTTGTCGCAGGCCAGCGCCCAGGAGCTGGTGCAGAAGATCCGCCAGCTGGCCGGCGATCTGGCTCACAAGCACCAGGACGACCAGCGCCTCAAGCCCGCCGAGCGCGATGGCTACACCCTGCTGGTGGGTCTGCGCTCCTGGGAGTTCAGTCCGTTCACGGCGATGCGCAGGGTGGCGGCCTGA
- a CDS encoding patatin-like phospholipase family protein: MPAPLAARLLSLVLTACALGLPAAARAQAAVPEAAPLRPRVALVLSGGGARGLAHIGVLRELEAMRVPVDLVVGTSMGAVVGGAFAAGRTVEELEAFVREADWDSILADRPPRRELAFRRREEDLIVPSRIELGLGRQGVALPPAAAGNSALQFTLERLVAEGRGDWPVNQLALPFRALATDLATGDLKQLTDTPLFLAMRASLAVPGVFAPVRVEGRLVVDGGLVRNLGVDVAREMGAQVIIAVNVGTPLMEEKDITSAVSVANQMLQILTEQNVKRSVGELKAQDVLISPKLGGVGFIDFKSFDAAIAAGREAARAARPRLLPLALPEAEYAQLELARQITPVAMARALPLASLEVQGTRHADPGAVRAETGLELGQPVTLAQVNKAAANLYGSGDFDRVETQVSDHDGLRHVNMNLTEAQWGRSRIRLGLELYSNFGESSRFTLVGMHVASLLNDWGGELRSIARLGNQRGFQTEFIQPLGPGSAWYVTPSFSYQDAGFDMFVSGRVAARWGIRERTLSLALGRRLGDWGDLQLGFGRTAASVRQQLPEPAEPTPIQASLAVGFVQWRVDTLDSVSYPSRGTLINARVERQPGPSYRLQFIGLRAFTSGNWAGHAYTEWAHSQLGAAASLGGFLRLSGMADASVSGDSLGFGRVVLARRLGQMPVGLGGAIRAGFSLEAGATRALGQSFSRADIKLASSAFLSVDTRFGPLYLAVGSARASGSVISNAAYLYLGPFW; the protein is encoded by the coding sequence ATGCCAGCCCCCCTCGCCGCCCGCCTGCTGAGCCTTGTGTTGACTGCCTGCGCCCTGGGTCTGCCCGCCGCTGCCCGAGCCCAGGCCGCCGTGCCGGAGGCGGCGCCGCTGCGCCCGCGCGTGGCCCTGGTGCTGTCCGGCGGCGGCGCCCGCGGCCTGGCACATATCGGCGTGCTGCGCGAGCTGGAGGCGATGCGCGTGCCGGTGGATCTGGTGGTAGGCACCAGCATGGGCGCCGTGGTCGGCGGCGCATTTGCGGCCGGCCGCACGGTCGAGGAGCTGGAGGCCTTTGTGCGCGAGGCCGACTGGGACAGCATCCTGGCCGACCGGCCTCCGCGCCGCGAGCTGGCCTTTCGCCGCCGCGAGGAAGACCTGATCGTGCCCTCCCGCATCGAGCTGGGCCTGGGCCGCCAGGGCGTGGCCCTGCCGCCAGCGGCCGCCGGCAACAGCGCGCTGCAGTTCACCCTGGAGCGCCTGGTCGCCGAAGGCCGGGGCGACTGGCCGGTGAACCAGCTGGCCCTGCCGTTTCGGGCCCTCGCCACCGATCTGGCCACCGGTGACCTGAAGCAGCTGACCGATACGCCGCTGTTCCTCGCCATGCGCGCCTCGCTGGCCGTGCCCGGGGTGTTTGCGCCGGTGCGCGTCGAGGGCCGGCTGGTGGTCGATGGTGGCCTGGTGCGCAATCTGGGCGTCGATGTGGCCCGTGAGATGGGCGCGCAAGTCATCATCGCGGTCAATGTCGGCACACCGTTGATGGAGGAGAAGGACATCACCAGCGCCGTCAGCGTGGCCAACCAGATGCTGCAGATCCTGACCGAGCAGAACGTCAAACGGTCGGTGGGCGAGCTGAAGGCCCAGGATGTGCTGATTTCGCCCAAGCTGGGCGGCGTGGGCTTCATCGACTTCAAGAGCTTCGATGCCGCCATTGCGGCCGGCCGTGAGGCGGCACGGGCCGCCAGGCCCCGGCTGCTGCCGCTGGCCCTGCCCGAGGCCGAATACGCCCAGCTGGAGCTGGCGCGCCAGATCACGCCGGTGGCGATGGCCCGCGCACTGCCGCTGGCCAGCCTGGAGGTGCAAGGCACACGCCATGCCGACCCCGGGGCGGTGCGGGCCGAGACCGGGCTGGAGCTGGGCCAGCCGGTGACGCTGGCCCAGGTCAACAAGGCCGCCGCCAATCTTTACGGCAGCGGCGACTTCGACCGGGTCGAGACCCAGGTCAGCGACCACGATGGCCTGCGCCACGTGAATATGAACCTGACCGAGGCGCAGTGGGGCCGCAGCCGCATCCGCCTGGGCCTGGAGCTGTACAGCAATTTCGGCGAGAGCAGCCGCTTCACCCTGGTGGGCATGCATGTCGCCTCACTGCTCAATGACTGGGGGGGCGAGTTGCGCAGCATTGCGCGGCTGGGCAATCAGCGGGGCTTCCAGACCGAGTTCATCCAGCCGCTGGGACCGGGCTCGGCCTGGTACGTGACCCCGTCCTTCAGCTACCAGGATGCGGGCTTTGACATGTTCGTGTCGGGCCGCGTCGCCGCCCGCTGGGGCATCCGCGAGCGCACGCTGTCACTGGCCCTGGGGCGGCGTCTGGGCGACTGGGGGGATCTGCAGCTGGGCTTCGGCCGCACCGCCGCCAGCGTACGCCAGCAACTGCCCGAGCCGGCCGAGCCCACGCCGATCCAGGCCTCGCTCGCGGTGGGTTTTGTCCAGTGGCGCGTCGACACCCTGGACTCCGTCAGCTACCCCAGCCGGGGCACCTTGATCAATGCCCGGGTGGAGCGCCAGCCCGGGCCCTCCTACCGCCTGCAGTTCATTGGCCTGCGGGCCTTCACGTCGGGCAACTGGGCCGGCCATGCCTACACCGAGTGGGCGCACTCCCAGCTGGGTGCCGCCGCCTCGCTGGGCGGCTTTCTGCGCCTGTCGGGCATGGCCGACGCCTCGGTCAGCGGCGACAGCCTCGGCTTCGGCCGTGTGGTGCTGGCGCGGCGGCTGGGCCAGATGCCGGTCGGCCTGGGCGGGGCGATACGCGCGGGCTTCTCGCTGGAGGCCGGCGCCACCCGTGCGCTGGGCCAGTCCTTCAGCCGCGCCGACATCAAGCTGGCGAGCAGCGCCTTCCTGTCGGTGGACACCCGTTTCGGGCCGCTCTACCTGGCCGTGGGCAGCGCCCGGGCCAGCGGCAGTGTGATCAGCAATGCGGCGTATCTCTACCTTGGCCCCTTCTGGTGA
- the ispF gene encoding 2-C-methyl-D-erythritol 2,4-cyclodiphosphate synthase — protein sequence MTQAPFRIGEGWDTHALVTGRPLVLGGITIPHSHGLLGHSDADALAHAITDALLGAAALGDIGRHFPDTAAEFKGADSMVLLAEAQARVAAAGWVVGNIDATIVAQAPKMAPHIPAMVARLAEVLQLHPGQINVKAKTAEKMGPVGEGRAIETRAVCLLVPRPGVDSA from the coding sequence ATGACACAAGCACCTTTTCGCATCGGCGAGGGCTGGGACACCCATGCGCTCGTCACCGGCCGCCCGCTGGTTCTGGGCGGCATCACCATCCCGCACAGCCACGGCCTCCTGGGCCATTCGGACGCCGACGCGCTGGCCCATGCCATCACCGATGCGCTGCTGGGCGCGGCTGCTTTGGGCGATATCGGCCGCCATTTCCCCGACACCGCCGCCGAGTTCAAGGGCGCCGACTCGATGGTGCTGCTGGCCGAGGCCCAGGCCCGGGTGGCCGCCGCCGGCTGGGTGGTGGGCAATATCGATGCCACCATCGTCGCCCAGGCGCCCAAGATGGCGCCGCACATCCCGGCCATGGTGGCACGGCTGGCCGAGGTGCTTCAGCTGCACCCCGGCCAGATCAATGTGAAGGCCAAGACGGCCGAGAAAATGGGGCCGGTGGGCGAGGGCAGGGCGATCGAGACGCGCGCGGTGTGCCTGCTGGTGCCCAGGCCAGGGGTCGACTCGGCTTAA
- a CDS encoding ATP-binding protein translates to MSVSKLALSLFWRTFFLLAMLLAGGVFAWVQTFRALEAEPRALQSAQQLASLVNLTRSALLQTDGINRIAMVKTMSDEDTVKVLPREKGDRWQAYESDTFTRSIADGLRAQLGPGTVVAKSVNNQPGLWVGFNIDTDPFWLRTDLARVQPVSLEIWGPWVAIALIATILGSVGIARLINEPLRELSSAASRIRDGEYDSRLDENTRTSEIREVNMGFNRMARELAKVDEDRAVMLAGISHDLRTPLARLRLEAEMSVHDEEARRNMALDIDQLDAIIDKFLDYSRPGEVMLEPVPLALLVEREINAFRNPEQIRIEAQVPGDIMVLADDTELGRVLQNLFENARRYGLSASSGMAEVEVSAERAGAFVNIRVRDHGAGVPPEKLAQLTTPFFRGDTARTAATGAGLGLAIVEKALQRMGGSLELQNAPGGGLLAIVQMRRTAA, encoded by the coding sequence ATGTCCGTGAGCAAACTCGCCCTGAGTCTTTTCTGGCGCACCTTCTTCCTGCTGGCCATGTTGCTGGCCGGAGGGGTGTTCGCCTGGGTGCAGACCTTTCGTGCGCTGGAGGCCGAGCCCCGCGCCCTGCAATCGGCCCAGCAGCTGGCCAGCCTGGTCAACTTGACGCGCAGCGCCCTGCTGCAGACCGACGGCATCAACCGCATCGCCATGGTCAAGACCATGTCGGACGAAGACACGGTCAAGGTGCTGCCGCGCGAAAAGGGCGATCGCTGGCAGGCCTATGAGTCCGACACCTTCACCCGCAGCATTGCCGATGGCCTGCGCGCCCAGCTGGGCCCGGGCACGGTGGTGGCCAAGAGCGTCAACAACCAGCCCGGCCTGTGGGTGGGCTTCAATATCGACACCGACCCCTTCTGGCTGCGCACCGACCTGGCCCGTGTGCAGCCGGTGAGCCTGGAGATCTGGGGGCCCTGGGTGGCGATCGCGCTGATTGCCACCATCCTCGGCTCGGTGGGCATTGCCCGGCTGATCAACGAGCCGCTGCGCGAGCTCAGCTCGGCGGCCAGCCGCATCCGCGACGGCGAGTACGACTCGCGCCTGGACGAGAACACCCGCACCAGCGAGATCCGCGAGGTCAATATGGGCTTCAACCGCATGGCCCGCGAGCTGGCCAAGGTGGACGAAGACCGCGCCGTGATGCTGGCCGGCATCTCGCACGACCTGCGCACGCCGCTGGCCCGGCTGCGGCTCGAAGCCGAGATGAGCGTGCACGACGAGGAGGCCCGCCGCAATATGGCGCTGGACATCGACCAGCTCGACGCCATCATCGACAAATTCCTCGACTACTCCCGCCCCGGCGAGGTGATGCTGGAGCCGGTGCCGCTGGCCCTGCTGGTCGAGCGCGAGATCAATGCCTTCCGCAACCCGGAGCAGATCCGCATTGAGGCCCAGGTGCCGGGCGACATCATGGTGCTGGCCGACGATACCGAGCTGGGCAGAGTGCTGCAGAACCTGTTCGAGAACGCGCGCCGCTATGGCCTCAGCGCCAGCAGCGGCATGGCCGAGGTCGAGGTCAGCGCCGAGCGTGCCGGTGCCTTTGTCAACATCCGCGTGCGCGACCATGGCGCCGGCGTGCCGCCGGAAAAACTGGCCCAGCTGACCACGCCCTTCTTCCGCGGTGACACCGCCCGCACCGCCGCCACCGGTGCCGGCCTGGGCCTGGCCATCGTCGAGAAGGCGCTGCAGCGCATGGGCGGCAGCCTGGAGCTGCAGAACGCACCGGGCGGCGGCCTCTTGGCCATCGTGCAGATGCGGCGCACCGCGGCTTAA